The following coding sequences are from one Elusimicrobiaceae bacterium window:
- a CDS encoding D-alanine--D-alanine ligase codes for MTEKQLCVAVLYGGKSAEHDISIQSGTTICRLAGHTGFGVVPVYIDREGRWFLQTEPGGSNTRRDRVLPVPGSGRPALISHDTGRKGLHIEFDVAFPILHGPMGEDGTLQGLLELCSIPYAGCGVLASAAGMDKEVCKRLAQSAGVAVLPHVTLHRETWSLSAAGSAALEFGYPVFVKPLCMGSSVGITRVTEPAALETAVAKAFRYDSRVMIERGVDHAREIMCGLLGSGADCKVSVCGEIGAIAGEFFDYNAKYESAHGFDLPANIPPETAALARDYALKVFSAIRGEGFARADFLLDPKTGNLFFGEINTAPGFTPNSLYPQLFNASGVSPAQAVRRLIELAAKRQNDAKLVSVTR; via the coding sequence ATGACTGAGAAACAGCTTTGCGTGGCGGTGCTTTACGGAGGCAAATCCGCCGAGCACGATATTTCCATACAGTCCGGCACAACCATTTGCCGGCTGGCGGGCCACACCGGCTTTGGCGTGGTGCCGGTGTATATTGATCGTGAAGGCCGCTGGTTCCTGCAAACAGAACCGGGCGGCTCAAACACCCGCAGGGACAGGGTTCTGCCCGTCCCGGGCAGCGGCAGGCCCGCGCTGATCTCCCATGACACCGGACGAAAAGGCCTGCATATTGAATTTGACGTCGCTTTTCCGATACTGCACGGCCCGATGGGCGAAGACGGCACCCTGCAGGGACTGCTGGAGCTGTGTTCAATCCCGTACGCCGGATGCGGAGTGCTGGCATCGGCCGCAGGAATGGACAAAGAGGTGTGCAAACGGCTCGCGCAGTCGGCAGGCGTGGCGGTTCTGCCGCATGTAACGCTTCACCGGGAAACGTGGTCGCTTTCCGCCGCCGGGTCCGCGGCGCTGGAATTCGGATATCCGGTATTCGTAAAACCGCTTTGCATGGGCTCTTCAGTGGGCATAACCCGCGTGACAGAACCCGCCGCGCTTGAAACGGCTGTTGCAAAAGCGTTCCGATACGACAGCCGGGTGATGATAGAACGCGGAGTGGATCACGCCCGTGAAATCATGTGCGGACTGCTTGGAAGCGGAGCGGACTGCAAGGTTTCCGTATGCGGAGAAATCGGCGCCATAGCGGGCGAATTTTTCGACTATAACGCCAAGTACGAATCCGCGCACGGGTTCGACCTGCCCGCAAACATTCCGCCCGAAACAGCCGCGCTGGCGCGCGATTATGCTTTGAAAGTGTTTTCCGCCATACGCGGCGAAGGATTCGCGCGGGCGGATTTTCTGCTTGACCCTAAAACCGGAAACCTGTTTTTCGGTGAAATCAATACCGCGCCGGGCTTTACGCCAAACAGCCTTTATCCGCAGTTATTTAACGCTTCCGGCGTATCTCCGGCGCAGGCGGTACGCCGCCTGATCGAACTGGCCGCCAAACGCCAGAACGACGCGAAACTCGTTTCCGTAACCAGATAA